One segment of Papaver somniferum cultivar HN1 unplaced genomic scaffold, ASM357369v1 unplaced-scaffold_137, whole genome shotgun sequence DNA contains the following:
- the LOC113334980 gene encoding 40S ribosomal protein S8-like produces MGISRDSMHKRRATGGKKKAWRKKRKYELGRQPANTKLSSNKTVRRVRVRGGNVKWRALRLDTGNYSWGSETVTRKTRILDVVYNASNNELVRTQTLVKSAIVQVDAAPFKQWYLQHYGLDIGRKKKTAAKKETTEEGDAAAAEEAKKSNHVIRKVEKRQVDHKLDPHIEEQFSGGRLLACISSRPGQCGRADGYILEGKELEFYMKKLQKKKGKGAAA; encoded by the exons ATGG GTATCTCTCGAGATTCTATGCACAAGAGGCGCGCTACAGGAGGGAAGAAGAAGGCGTGGAGGAAGAAGCGAAA GTACGAGCTCGGTCGTCAGCCCGCTAACACCAAGCTGTCAAGCAACAAGACAGTGAGGAGAGTACGTGTTAGAGGAGGTAATGTAAAGTGGAGGGCACTCCGATTGGATACTGGAAATTACTCATGGGGAAGTGAAACCGTTACTCGTAAGACCCGTATTCTTGATGTCGTGTACAATGCGTCAAACAATGAGCTTGTCAGGACACAGACATTAGTGAAGAGCGCTATTGTTCAAGTTGATGCTGCTCCTTTCAAGCAATGGTACCTTCAGCACTATGGTCTTGACATcggaaggaagaagaagactgCTGCCAAGAAGGAAACCACTGAG GAGGGAGATGCTGCTGCAGCAGAAGAAGCAAAGAAGAGTAACCATGTAATCAGGAAAGTTGAGAAGCGTCAGGTGGATCACAAACTTGACCCTCATATTGAAGAGCAGTTTAGTGGAGGCAGACTATTGGCCTGCATTTCATCTCGCCCTGGACAATGTGGTAGAGCTGATGG GTACATCTTGGAAGGAAAGGAGCTTGAATTTTACATGAAGAAGCTACAAAAGAAGAAGGGCAAGGGTGCTGCTGCTTAA